The sequence TGCCATCCATGTTTCCTTTGtatcatttgcataattaactaaaatacccaaattaccatatatatatatatatagttggtttttttttcttatataaaaataacctacgattgtaatttatatatgcagacgaaaagacaaaaaaaaatcataaatcttaattatttaatcatatagCACGTTTTTAAGATTTGAAGTAaactcaaataatatatattcatggaaaaaattaaaaaaacaagttaaaataaaatataatctatttCATTCTCACGTAGGTTAAAGTACATAGAAGCTTCTTACAAAatcaattagaaaattatgaattaaacaAATGAGCTATGATCGATTCTAATCCTAAATGCCGTCACATATGAGGACGACGAACTTAGAGCTACTTATTAATGGAGTCAGTCAAATTAAGTTGACGGGACTCTTTTtttagacaaaattaaaaattacatcgaGCAAAAGCTGACAAAATTATAAGCAGGTAGAGCACATGAAGACCTAGACCATGCCAGCAACATAAGGAACTCCAGATTGTCTGACCCATTCATCACCTGCAAACAGTCTTCCGGGAGTAAAGCTGTCAGCAATTGCTGGAGTAATAGTCTGGATGCCCTTCCATCTGACCCTCCTCGACATATCCGACCCTGGTCCACGGTTCTTGAACTCCCCGTAGTACAGTGTGTCTAGTGCAAAATTTCCTTGCCACGGTGCCCACCCCTCTGGTGCAATGAACCCGTCAATGAGGGTTTGCATGATGATGGTCCTGGAGAACTGCTTCCAGGGACGTCCGAGGTAAGCTTTCAGTGGAGGTGTAGTGCTGAGGAACGCAGGCTCGGCCAAGATGTGGCAGTTCTGGATCACCGTGACGCCAGTGCTGCGGCGTTCCTTGCGGCCTTGGGCTGTGACCATGCATCCCTGGTTTGCCAACGGCTTGCGGACTATCATCTGGCAATTCTGAAAAACGGCCGCAGCGTCGCCGAAGATAAAGTCAATGGTACCGGTGATGGTGCAGTCGCGGTAGTACTGACGGTAGGCGTGGGCGTAGAGAGTGTCCTGGAAGCCATTCATGTGGACGTTGTAAAAGATGGATTTGTCGCCGGATACGCGAACGGCCACTGCTTGGTGCTTAATGGGCCCGGCGGTGTTCTCGATGCCGATGTCCTTGGCGATGAACCCGTCTCCATTCACGCCTGCAACAAGAAGAATGCATATTTTTGAAACACAATTATTAAGAAATGTGTGGCAGATCAAAGATTAGGGACCATCAAGAAGACTGAATATTGACAAGTTGGAATCAACTGACCAAGAACGGCAGTGTGGAAGGTTTGAACTCCATCTACGTAGTTCTTGCTGCCGCTGATTCTGGTCTTCGTTTGAACTCCATCTACGTAGTTCTTGCTGCCGCTGATTCTGGTCTTCAATGGCCCGTCTCCGATCAACACTACGTTGTTAACCTTCTTTGGAAAGATAACATTCTCTTTGTAAAAACCAGCCTTTACATGAATCACGAACGGGCCATCGCCCTTCTTTGGCAAGGAGTTGATAGCTCCCGTGATGGTCTTAAACTGACCGCTTCCATCTTGCGCCACCACAATATTTGCCTTTAACGTATTCACATTGGCTGTCATTATCCTCCGGGCCTCAGCGTCAACGAAAGGCGGAGGACCAGCAGCATCTGTTACTTTTCCATCAAAGGCAGTCTTGAGGTCTTCCCCGTCCGTTTGATCCACACCGTATGCAAGGCTACCTTCTTCCTCGAGGAGCCTTCCGCTAGTGAATCCTCCCAGCGATAAGGACGAAAAAATCGAGGAGATATCGCCCACCATCGCCAGGCCATTGCTCAAAATCATGCCCGAAGAATGGAGCAGattcttcattttctctccAGTATCACCTGTGGTGTTCTGAAAGGCGTCAAGGCACGTCTCGTGGTTGGTGATGGCACCACTAAGCCATACCTTGACATCTTCGATGTACTG comes from Sesamum indicum cultivar Zhongzhi No. 13 linkage group LG10, S_indicum_v1.0, whole genome shotgun sequence and encodes:
- the LOC105171551 gene encoding pectinesterase-like isoform X1; the encoded protein is MGAKMKKIAMASLSSVLLVAMVLPLATGDIPTISNKAAQALCTSVDYKITCEKSLSDAHSSNPQELIKVAFNHAITDIQEAIKNSTLYKQAATDHRTKGALEVCEEVLDTSIDDLRRSFDRVGNLDITKLKQYIEDVKVWLSGAITNHETCLDAFQNTTGDTGEKMKNLLHSSGMILSNGLAMVGDISSIFSSLSLGGFTSGRLLEEEGSLAYGVDQTDGEDLKTAFDGKVTDAAGPPPFVDAEARRIMTANVNTLKANIVVAQDGSGQFKTITGAINSLPKKGDGPFVIHVKAGFYKENVIFPKKVNNVVLIGDGPLKTRISGSKNYVDGVQTKTRISGSKNYVDGVQTFHTAVLGVNGDGFIAKDIGIENTAGPIKHQAVAVRVSGDKSIFYNVHMNGFQDTLYAHAYRQYYRDCTITGTIDFIFGDAAAVFQNCQMIVRKPLANQGCMVTAQGRKERRSTGVTVIQNCHILAEPAFLSTTPPLKAYLGRPWKQFSRTIIMQTLIDGFIAPEGWAPWQGNFALDTLYYGEFKNRGPGSDMSRRVRWKGIQTITPAIADSFTPGRLFAGDEWVRQSGVPYVAGMV
- the LOC105171551 gene encoding pectinesterase-like isoform X2: MGAKMKKIAMASLSSVLLVAMVLPLATGDIPTISNKAAQALCTSVDYKITCEKSLSDAHSSNPQELIKVAFNHAITDIQEAIKNSTLYKQAATDHRTKGALEVCEEVLDTSIDDLRRSFDRVGNLDITKLKQYIEDVKVWLSGAITNHETCLDAFQNTTGDTGEKMKNLLHSSGMILSNGLAMVGDISSIFSSLSLGGFTSGRLLEEEGSLAYGVDQTDGEDLKTAFDGKVTDAAGPPPFVDAEARRIMTANVNTLKANIVVAQDGSGQFKTITGAINSLPKKGDGPFVIHVKAGFYKENVIFPKKVNNVVLIGDGPLKTRISGSKNYVDGVQTFHTAVLGVNGDGFIAKDIGIENTAGPIKHQAVAVRVSGDKSIFYNVHMNGFQDTLYAHAYRQYYRDCTITGTIDFIFGDAAAVFQNCQMIVRKPLANQGCMVTAQGRKERRSTGVTVIQNCHILAEPAFLSTTPPLKAYLGRPWKQFSRTIIMQTLIDGFIAPEGWAPWQGNFALDTLYYGEFKNRGPGSDMSRRVRWKGIQTITPAIADSFTPGRLFAGDEWVRQSGVPYVAGMV